From the Apus apus isolate bApuApu2 chromosome 4, bApuApu2.pri.cur, whole genome shotgun sequence genome, one window contains:
- the ATOH1 gene encoding transcription factor ATOH1, whose product MSLPRGAWAEGGHERGAPEPPGPEGGGCGFAPGWLGVCCAARLPAASPRYLLSGEEEEAAEGSAARGGGSSPGGARGTAAGSGRPRGGGGPGLRAQVSGVQKQRRLAANARERRRMHGLNHAFDQLRNVIPSFNNDKKLSKYETLQMAQIYISALAELLHSPAAPPDTPGKSEHRGAPFEPPCAAGAGPPPGPPAPQPGPPRASPPGHGRTRFPPPPAVGGYSVQLDPLHFPSFAEGALMGQRAPSPALLMPQPGQPPQERSKTSPRSHRSDGEFSPRSHYSDSDEAS is encoded by the coding sequence ATGAGCCTGCCGCGGGGCGCGTGGGCCGAGGGCGGCCACGAGCGGGGGGCGCCGGAGCCGCCGGGGCCCGAGGGGGGCGGCTGCGGCTTCGCCCCGGGCTGGCTGGGCGTGTGCTGCGCCGCCCGCCTGCCCGCCGCCTCGCCCCGCTACCTGCTGtccggggaggaggaggaggcggcggagGGCAGCgctgcgcggggcggcgggagcagccccggcggggcgcggggcacAGCGGCGGGCAGCGGCCGGCCGCGGGGCGGCGGTGGGCCCGGCCTGCGGGCGCAGGTGAGCGGCGTGCAGAAGCAGCGGCGGCTGGCGGCCAACgcgcgggagcggcggcggaTGCATGGGCTGAACCACGCCTTCGACCAGCTGCGCAATGTCATCCCCTCCTTCAACAACGACAAGAAGCTCTCCAAGTACGAGACGTTGCAGATGGCGCAGATCTACATCAGCGCCCTGGCcgagctgctgcacagccccgccgccccccctGACACGCCCGGCAAGTCGGAGCACCGCGGCGCTCCCTTCGAGCCGCCCTGTgccgcgggggccgggccgcccccggggccgcccgcaCCGCAACCGGGGCCGCCCAGAGCCTCCCCCCCAGGGCACGGCAGGACTCGCTTTCCGCCGCCGCCGGCCGTGGGTGGTTACTCGGTGCAGCTCGACCCGCTGCACTTCCCTTCCTTTGCGGAGGGCGCCCTGATGGGACAGAGAGCCCCTTCCCCCGCCCTCCTTATGCCGCAGCCCGGCCAGCCGCCGCAGGAGAGGAGCAAGACGTCGCCCCGGTCCCACAGGAGCGACGGGGAGTTCTCGCCTCGCTCCCACTACAGCGACTCGGACGAGGCCAGCTAG